The Pseudoalteromonas sp. N1230-9 genome segment TCTCACGGCGTCGATTTAGAACTTTTTACCACGCAAACCACAAAAGCCGTTGAACTAGAGCGAATAAGCAAACCTATTATTGGTTTTTACGGCTCCTTGAATGCTTGGCTCGATAAAGCCTTACTGTTGAGACTAGCCAAAGAAAGGCCTGAGTATCAATTAGTATTGATAGGCCACCTTGTCGAAGACTTCTCTGCTCTCCTCAAGTTAGACAATGTAACCCATATACCGACTGTAGATCATCATCGCTTAGCTTCATTTTCTCAGCATTGGCAGGTATCTATCTTACCATTTGTTGACAATGAGCAGATCAGAGCCTGTGATCCACTTAAATTAAAAGAATACATTGCCACAGGCACACCTATTGTGACAACACGCTTTGCTGCGGTTAACCCATACCAAGAAACCATATTGATAGCAGACAACCACCAGGGATTTATTGAGCGTGTAGACTATGCTGTTAGTCTAAGTAAATCAAACAACTTGAATTGGCGAGCAAATCAATCTCAGCAGGCAAGTGATCATAGCTGGCAAGCAAAAGCCAAGTTAGTCTGTAAACAACTTAGGTTTTGCTAAACAAGCCTTTCTACCCAAAGCTGCATTTTGTACCAGTACAAGATGCGGATTTTTTCATTTTGGCTCACTAACTGCAATTAACTAACTATCTATAGAAATCTCGGTTGTTTTTATCAATTTGCAAATTAAAACCGAGCAATTTCGCAAAATGCAAAGCAAAAGGTAAAGTATGTTAGTTAAAGAGCAGATCAAACGGTTAATTTATTTAGGGCTTTATGCGCTTTACACGCGTATTAAGCTCTTTATTATTCCGTTTTGCATTGTGCCAATCGTCGTCATTGCACTTGGTTTATCTGCGCAAAAACAATATACCAATCACGCAACCATCTTAATTGAAGAGTCAGCACTACTTAATCCTTACTTAGATGATCTGTCTTTCTCGTTTCAGCTTTCTGATCGTATGGCAGCACTGCGTACCTTAGTTATCAGCCGTAAGGTACTTATTGCTGTAGCAAAAGAAACCCAATTAATAGCTGAAGATGCTACGCCAAAACAAGTTGAAGAAATTCATCAAAAACTATCTAAAGCGTTATCACTTTCGTTAATTGGCGATGAGCTGGTCCGCATTAACTTTATTTGGCATGACCAATCACAAATGAAGCCAGTGCTTGAAAAGGTGGTAGAAAAATTTATTGAACGTTTATTAGCACCAACAAAGGCGTCACTTGATACTTCTGAGCAGTTTTTCTTTAAGCAGCTGGATAGTTTACGCGAAGAACTTGAGTTATCTGAAGAAGCACTGGCTGATTTTAAAACCAAAAACAGTAACACCTTACCCGATGTTTTACATAGCAATCGTCAAACCTTCGACAGCTTACTAAGTGAAAAACAACAAAAGCTGATTGCTCTTTCAGGGGCTAAAGCAAAACTGAATGCCTTAGTGAGTAAAGTTGGACAAGCCAATCCAATTTTAGGCAATTTAGAAGAGAAGATAATTCGTACTGAATCTGAATTAAGTCTTTTGAGAACACGCTATACCGATAAACATAGCAAGATTATCGAGAAAAAACGCACACTGGCAAACTTAAAAAGTCGCCAACAGGCGCTGTTAGCATCTAGTGAAGAGCTAGACACAACGAATCTTGATCAGTTATGGCAAATGGTGAATACGCTTCCGTCCGGTGATGGTAAAGAGAACAGCGTTTTAGTTTCACAACTTCTTGCGCTTGAAGAGGCCCGTAATAATTTACTTCAGCAAGAGCAAGAATTTGCAATGCTCGAAGAGCAAGTGCAGCTTGTCAGTGAACGTCTGTTAGTAACCAGTGATGTAGAAAGACAATTACGTAAACTAGAGCGTGATTACGATGTTAAACAGTCACTTTATAAAGACATGCTTAGCCGTTACGAAATGGCCAGAGTCACAGGCAAATTAGTTAAATACGAAGGACCTGACAAAGTTAAAACTATCGAACGAGCTTATAGCCCAACACAACCTATCAATACCTCAATGCTGATGACCGTTATCGTTGGCATTGTGCTTGGGATTTTCACAGGTAGTGCAAGCGTATTTGTTGCTGCACTTTGTGATAGTCACTTAAAAGATATTAAAACCATAGAAAAACTTACCAGCGCAGAGGTGGTAACAGTACTTCCTATCGTCAATGCCGAAACTAACTTCGGTAATATTGAAGGAGATAAATCATGAATGTCATGCACTTAGTTCAACACCTACAAGTAGGTGGCCTAGAAAAAATGGCAATTACTTTGCTCAAAAACAGTCAATTTAGTAGCTCGAGTATTATTGTTTCGCTCGAAGGAGACAGACACTCTGCTTTTGAACAGTGGCCAGAATTAGAAGAATTTAGCCATCGTGTTATTTGCTTAAACAAAAAACCAGGCGTGAGTATTTCTGTTATCGCAAAGATAAAGGCATTAATAAAAGAGCATGATATCGATATTATTCACAGTCATCATGTTGGCCCTGTTATTTATGCGGGCTTAGCGTGCGCATTGTCGGGTGATTCAGTTCGTCACATATCAACAATTCATGATGCCTGGTATTTAAACAATGTTAAACAATGTACTTTCACTAAATTACTTGATTCGCTAACTAACATTTATTGGGTTGCAGATGCACACATTGTTGCCGATGAGTTTAGAGCTAAAACAGCAATCATTCCTGAGCGCACAATTTTAAATGGTATAGATTGCGATAATTTTGTTGCAATTAACCAATCAACCGCCAGAAATCAGCTCAATTTACCCCACAAAGTTAAGCTAGTTGGCTGTGCTGCAAGGTTAATTGCGGGAAAAGGACACAAAGATCTTATTCATGCATTGCATTACTTACCTGAAGTATACCATATGGTTTTTGCTGGAGATGGCGATCAAAAAGTTATTTTAATGAACTTGGTACGTAATTTAGGGCTTAACAACCGTGTGCACTTTTTAGGCAACGTTCACGATATGCGAGCCTTTTATTCAAGCATTGATGTTATGTGTTTGTATTCACAACGTGAAGGTTTGCCATTATCGATTATTGAAGCCATGGCATGTGGTATTCCAGTTGTAGCGTCTGATGTAGGTGGTATTCATGAAGTTCTCACAGATAACGAAGGTGAACTAGTGTCTTTGAACGAGTTTAACAAGCTTGCACCGGCTATTTTGAGAACATGTAAACTGCCACATGGTCTTTGCATTCGTCATCATGCTATTGCAGTCGCAGATGCAAAAACCATGAGTAGTAAATACGACAATTTATATTCTGCATTAGCAGTGTAGGAGCCAACCATGACTATTTTTACTACATTATTTATCATTTTAATGTGTATTGTTGCGTATCATCATGTTGGCTACCCATTACTGCTAAAGTGTGTTGCAGGCAAAAAGCAAAAGCACAACAAGCAAGCCGTTTTTGATGACAACTATAAACCGAATATTGCTGTTTTGATGTGTGCGTACAATGAACAACAGCATATTGCAGAAAAACTTTATAACTTAGCATCATTAGTTTATGACACACATCATTATTCTATTCATGCTTATTTTGATGGTTGCACCGATAAAAGCTATCAACAAGCTCTTAAAGCACAGCAGGTATTACATAAACAAGGCGTGCAGTGTTACTTTCATCATCGTGATGAAAACCAAGGGAAAGTACAAGGATTAAATACCTTGATGGGGATGGCAAAATATCACAATGATATTTTACTGTTCACTGATGTTAGTGCTTTATTGAGTATAGATGCATTAAACAAAGTGGCTAAGCAATTTAGTGATCCGCAAGTGGCAATTTCGACAGGTGTTTACACCTTAGATGAAAATGCACAAGATGCGCAAAAAGCCTACTGGCAGTACCAAAACCAAGTGAAAAAATCTGAGTCAAACCTTGGCGCTGTGATTGGCGTACCAGGAGCTATGTTTGCCATGCGTGCTGAGTATGCAAATGAATTAGAGAAAAACACCATTAACGACGACTTCGTGCTCTCAATGAAAGCTTTAAGCAAAGGGGGTAAAGCCGTTGTCGATGAAGATGTTGTCATTTACGAACGTGAATGCGACGAACAAAGCGAAGATTATAAACGCAGAGTACGTGTTGGCGCTGGTAACTGGCAGCAGATTAAAGCACTGCTTTTATTACTTAATCCGCGCTTAGGCTGGACGTGTCTAAATTTCTTTTCGCATAAAGTCCTACGTGGAGTGATGCCAGTTATTTTAGCGGGTATTTATGTCTGTGTCTTTTTAGAAGCCCTCGTGTCGCAATCGTTGTGGTCTGAACTTATCGCAACAGCAATTTTATCACTTCATACCGTGCAAGCGATTAAAACGCTATTCGAGATTAAAAAACATATTCCTATCGTCGATAAAGTGAATTACATCTTAAATAGCTACTTTTTAGCACTTTGGGGGATCATCCGTTACGAGCAAGGTTATTTTAATAACCCATGGCAACGGGTGAAAACGGCAAGTAAAAAACCAACAAAATCGATTATTAAAATCATTAAGCGAAGCTTAGATATTACAGGTGCCTTATTTGCGCTAAGTCTTGTTTGGCCTGTTTGTTTAATTGCAGCGCTGGCTATAAAGCTAACATCTAAAGGTCCTATCATCTTTAAGCAACTTAGAGTGGGTGAAAGCTCAGATGACTTCGTTGAGTTATTTTATGTTTACAAGTTTCGCTCTATGGTGGTTGATGCTGAGTCACGTTCTGGCGCTGTATGGGCTAGTAAAGATGACCCAAGAATAACGGCAGTAGGGCGCTTTATGCGTAAAACACGAATTGACGAACTTCCGCAATTAATTAATGTGCTTAAAGGCGAGATGTCTCTAATTGGTCCAAGACCAGAGCGCCCTGTATTTTATGGCAAATTAGAAAAAGACATCCCTTATTTTTGCCAGCGTACTTACGGTGTTAAACCAGGTATTTCTGGTCTTGCCCAAGTGATGAACGGCTATGACGAAACTATAGACGATGCTCGCAGTAAAATTGGCTGGGATTACGCCTATTCACTGAGTATGTCTTCACCGCGTGCTTGGGTGAAACTTGAGTTTTCAATTGTGATTAAAACATTACAAGTTGTCTTTACGGGCAAAGGGCAGTAAACCACGTCCTTTTTGCAAAATAAATTAAGCAAATCACGTTGCATAATGCAAATTAACAGCAAAAAGTTAATTGCATTATGCATCGCCCCATCATTTAGTCTTTAAATTTCAAAACGTTATAAACTGGCATTTTAGTTGTACTAGTTACTATGACTAACCAATTTAACTAAGGTGAAGATCATGGCTAACAACACATCATTTTCTAACGATACCAAACTAATTTCACTACCTAGTGACTTTTCTGGTCTAGCCGTCGATGGCTTTAAAGATCAGTTTGAAGAAGTTGCGCATGGCAAACAGCAAAGTGTGGTACTCGATTTTAGCTCTACCACATTTATTGATTCATCTGGAATTGGTGCCATGGTGTTCCTGTACAAACGCATCGAGAAAAAAGGACAAAAACTATCACTGCTTAATGTGTCTGGGCAACCACACAAATTAATGAGTCTATTAAGAGTTGATAAGACGATTCCATTTATCGAACAAGCTGATATCGCGTGAGGTGATTTATGAAGCACATACTATTTACAATCATTTTGCTAACGCTTGGTGGATGTGCTTCTTGGCCTGATGAGGGGCAAGGAGGCTGGGCTGAAAAATATCAAAATTATCCGCTTACTGATGAACAACACGAGATGATTTACGACACACAAGAAACCGTGGTAATGAGCGAATTTGAACATCATGTTTTAAAGTTAGATTTATTAAAAGCACAGGGGATACAGCAATGTATGCCAGCTCAACTGCTAAAAGCACAAATATACGAAAACCGTATAAGACGCCTAATAGCAGCACAAATGTGGTCTGATGCTGAGCATGATTTACTTATTCACTATCACGGTTTAAATCAGCTTGCGAAGCACTTTGAAACGGTTAATGCGATGAGCCAATGTGCAGGCGTTACTAACACTGAAAAAAACATGACAGCATCAATTAAAGACCAGATCACTGAGCTTTTAAATAGTGATAATCAGTTTTCATTGAATGATTTTCAGGTTACTCCTAAATACGTTACACGTTTAGCACAAGCGGCTGACTTAATTAAACAAGTTGATGAGGTTAACTTACTGCTTGTTGGTCATGCTGACATTAGTGGTCAGCAACAAAACAACTATGAGTTAGCACTTAAGCGTGCAGAAACAGTAAAACACTGGTTAGGTATTTATGGTGTAAACCCAGCAACAATAACAACCTTAACACAAGGTAGTTTAACGCCGTACAGCGACGAACCTGACTCACGCTCAAAACGTCATTCAGATAGGCGTGTAGAGGCAATTATTATCGACATGAGTGACGATAAAGCCACTAAACAAAAACATGCATTATCCAGCTGGACCAAAATCTTAAATGGTCCTAAGGAGCAATAACATGAAACAGTTAATCTTACTTTGCTTACTTATATTCGCATTACCTACTTTCGCAGAAGAGATTGAAGTCGGTAATAAACTTTACTTATACCTACCAGGTGAAGCTGAATTTAGCGAACCGTTTGAAGTCGATAAAGAAGGCGCTATTACCTTACCTGAGCTAGGTCGTTTTAAAGTAGCTGGCTTACAGCTAGATGATGTGCAAAGCCAACTACACACAGCATTAAGTGAAATTTATGTGGCGATGGATGACTTTTATGTCGAAATTCACTCACGAGATATTTTTATCAATGTTATGGGCTATGTGAACGACCCATCACAAGTAAGTATTCCTAAAGATGGCAACATTCAAATGGTCATCGCCCGTGCAGGCGGCTTAAAACCAGGCGCTCAATTAGACCGTTTACAAATTCGCCGTGGCACCGAGATGATTGAGTTTAACTATAAAGCCTACTTAGATTCAGGCAACATTGATTTATTACCTGCATTACAAAGCGCTGACACGGTCTTTGTGCCAGTGTCTCCGCTGTTAGGTAACGTACAAATTGACTTTGATGCACAAACCTTAAGTGCATCAGGTGATGCAAGTGATAACAGTGCTATTACTTTACTTGGTGAAGTACATAACCCAGGTAGCTTTTCATTTAAAGAAAACATGAGTGTACTTGATGCGCTAATGCGTGCTGAGGGTGTAACCCGCTATGCAGATGTAACCAAAATTCGCGTTATCGTAGATAAAACCCCAGTCGTGTTCGATTTAAAAGCGTATTTAGATAAACCTAATAACGACACTATGCCAGAGCTAAAAGCGGGTTCTACTATTTATGTGCCTATTATGGTGGATGATGTAAATACCACTTCAAGAACAGTTTATATCATGGGTGAAGTACAAAAGCCTGGCGCTTATGAAGCAGCAGATAACACCAGCTTCTTAGACATACTTGCCAATGCAGGTGGGCCAACTCGCTTTGCCGAAACGCGTCAAATAAAAATCTTAACGCCAGCCGGCGAAAGCATCCTGTTTGACCTGCAAGGCTACAGTGAAGGGCTCATTGCTGTAAAAGTGCCTAATCTAAACCCAGGTGATGTAATTTTTGTACCAGAAAAAACCGATCAAAATGAAAAAAGCTGGTTAAAAGTACCGCCTAAACGTGCCATCAAAATCATTGGTGCCATTTTATCTCCAGGCCGCTATGAGTGGAGCCCTGAAATGGACTTTACAGACTTACTTGCCCATGCCGGCGGTCCAACCAAAGGGGCAAACATCAATGACATTAAAATTGTTAGAAACGGCGAAATCACTAAACGTTTTGATTTAGAGCAATACACGATTAATGATTCGGGTAAATACGCATTACCTAACTTATTGGCTGGCGACACCATTATTGTTGAAGAGCTACCGGTTGACCCTGCAGACAATAAGTCTCAATGGATCCGTCAAGAATCAAGCAAATCAATTTATATTATGGGGCAGGTGGGCTCACCAGGTCGCTATGCATTTAATACAAATATGCACTTTATCGACATTTTAGCCGCCGCTGATGGCCCTACAGATAACGCCGATTTACGCAATATTCGTATTACTCATCGTAACGGCAATGCAGCAAGAGTAAGCAAATTAAACCTTGCACTGTATTTTGAAACCGGTGATGAAACTTTATTCCCGCATGTGTTACCGGGCGATACTATCTACATTCCAGAAAAAGATAAAGACTGGCTACGTACACCGAAAGAGCAAGTAGTTCGTATTATGGGTGCGGTTGAAAAGCCAGGTCGTTATAGCTTTGATGACACTATGACCGTACTTGACGTATTAGCAGAAGCGGGCGGCCCATCAAGCTCAGCGCTTATCGACAAAATCGTGGTGGTAAATCATTCATGCTGTAAAGAGCAGTCTCGTGTATTTGATTTAGAAGAATTCGTTAAAAACCCTAACTCAGCGTATATCCCTGTATTACGGGCTGGCGACACCCTGTATGTGCCAGACAAAGGCCAGGACTTAATGAGCCAGTTTAAATCAAACTTCTTAGATTTTATTACTGTTTTAGCTTTAGTGGTGGGCTTATGAAACTAATACCAGCGCAATACCAAGAACTTGAAGCCGTGTGTAACGAAATAGATAACAGCAAAGCCCGTTGTATCTGCTTTATTTCGTTAACCGGCAACGAAGGCTCTACATCACTTTGTGCTAGTGTTGCACAGCGCTTAAGTTTGCAAGCAGCCAAAGTACTTATAATTGACTTAAATCCGTTAAACCCATTTAAGTTTGATGAACCAAAAAAACCAGAGTCTTGGTGCTTTAGTGATATTTCGTGTCAGCTGAATATTATCAATACTGAGCAGGTAGACCTGCTCACCATGGCGCACCTTAAAGAGCTTGAATCGGTGAAAAATAAAAGCGTACTAAATGATGCCATAGAGCGTATAAAGCAAGAATATGACTATATATTTTTAGATATGAGCCCTGCTCTTAAATGTAATCGCGGTAACGTACCGCTGCATGCACTTAGTTTATGTACCGAACTGACATTTTTAACGGTATCGCTTGGTTATAACGACGAAGAAGCTTTATGTCACGGCATGGCAAATCTAGAGCACGCAGGCGTTAATAACGTAAAAATTGTTGTTGCGCAGCATCAGTTTGCTCCATTGGGTAGCCGCATCGTGAAAACGCTCAAAGCGTTTCAACCAAAATGGCCTAAACTCACAGAGTACTTATTAAACAAAGTTATAAAACAGCGCTGGTTATTTTTACCTTATTGAGAATCTGAATGGACTGCTTATACCAAAAATCATTTAGTTTAGATTGGCCTACAGTCAGTGAGATTCGCCATATTTTAAAACATGTTTTGACGGCGATCAGTGTTAAAAATCAAGATATTGATGCTGCAGGGTTAGTAGCAACCGAATACCTTACCAATCTGCTACGCCATAGCCAAGAAACCTCAATGCATGTGCAGTTTACTATGCATAAACTGCCCGATAAACAGCTTTTAATTGAATTTAAAGACAGCATGCCAAGCTATGATTTATTTAATCAACAAGCATCAGGCTGGCAATTAGACAGTGGCGAGTTAGTTGAAGGGGGCATGGGGGTTGCGCTCATCAAGCATTACTTTCCAAATGCTTGTTATAAAACTGTTGGCCAGCAGAATACGTTCTCTTTTTGTTTAACCAATATAGATAAACGACCCACACTTATTTACATAGACGATGATAAAGCACAACTCGCTTTGCTGAATGCTTATTTATCTGAGCATTTTCAAGTTATTTGCTGTGAAGACAGTGAATCGGGGTGGCAAGAAATTCTCACCTCTGGGGCAACAATTTTATTGCTTGATCATAAACTTAAAAATGGAACCAGTGAGCCATTACTTAAAAAACTCAACCAATCTAACCTAAAAACTAATTTATCTGTGGTTATGCTGACAGGTGATGACAGTGAAGAGCTAATAAAGCGCATAAACCTATTGGGGGTTGATGATTATTTAGTAAAGCCAGTTAGCAAAACACGTTTACTCCAAAGCATTGAGCGGATTGTGCATCGTTTTTCAGCACTAAAGTATTTAATTAATGAAGAACGTATGCAAACCAAACAAAAAATAGGCGAGTTTAATGCCTATAATTTTGGCTCAATCATCAGTCAAAATGGCGGGGATTTTTGTATGTACCCCCACCAGCAGCAAGCGCCTGTGATTATTGGCGATATGATGGGGCACGGTATAACAGCACTAAAAGAAAGCTTTGCCATCAAGGGATTTTTAAGTGGCTGTTTAGCGACAGAAATCCCGATACAAAACGTTTTAACCACCTTGAATCAAGCCCTGTATGAACAACGGTTATGTAAAACTAGTCTAGTCACTTTACTAATAAGTTTTATTGAAAATAACACACTTCACTGGTTTAACGCAGGTCATCCTGCGCCTTGTGTGATAACCAAAAATGGTAAATTGATCCAGCTAAGCGGTACTGATCCCTTACTGGGCCTTAGTGATGATCATGTTTATCAACATTATAGTTATGACGTAAATGACGTTGAACACATTTTATTATTCACCGATGGTTGGCTTGATAATCAGAAATTAAGCGATGTTGATCAAATAACTGCCAAGTTAAGTGACGATAATTTGCAAAGTGAAGAGTTTGCTTATGCACTTTGGCAGGCAAGCCAAGTTGAGTTATCTGCTGAAATCGACGATGCCTCGTTAATTGTGATCAATAAACACTAAAGTTTGAGTTTACAAACCGGCCAAATACGCACTAAGCTACTAATAAGGAACTGTTAAATAATCACTTTATCTCAGCATAAAACGATAATAAAGGAAGTCTGTAATGCCACCTAAAATACTCATTGTTGAAGATACAGAATCGCTAGCGCTGATGTACCAATCTTATTTGATCCCAACTGGGGTCGAAACATGCATTGCCTACAATGGTGAACAGGCCGTCGTTGCTCTACAGGAATTTGAGCCTGATTTAGTGATTTTAGATGTTATGCTGCCAGATATGAACGGGCTAGATATCTTATCCTCTTTAGACCCAGACACAGCTCCACAAGTGATTGTTTTAACAGGGCATGCCACTAAAGAAATGGCAATCAAAGCCATTAAACTCGGTGCCAGTGACTTTCTAGAAAAACCAATTGAAGCCGATCGTTTTCGCATTACAGTAAACAACGCATTAAAACTTAAAGATTTAAAACAAACAGTCAAAAGCTATCAAACCACTTACGAGAACGGTAAATACTACGATTTGATCGGTAGCTCATCAGAAATGCAATCTGTTTACCAAATCATAAAATCAGCATCCGTAAGTAAAGCCACTGTATTTATCACTGGTGAAAGTGGCACTGGTAAAGAGCTCTGTGCCCGTGCGGTACATTTAGCATCACCACGTGCTAACAAACCGTTTGTAGCCCTTAACTGTGCAGCTATACCCAAAGATTTAATTGAAAGTGAAATATTCGGTCATTTAAAAGGAGCGTTCACTGGCGCGATAGCCAATCGCGAAGGGGCGGCAGGCCAAGCTGACGGCGGTACGTTGTTTTTAGATGAACTATGTGAAATGGACATCAATCTGCAAAGTAAGCTACTGCGCTTTATTCAAACCGGTTGTTATCAGCAAGTCGGTAGCGAAAAAGAAGTGAAAGCGGATGTGCGCTTTGTGTGTGCCACCAATCGCGACCCTTTATTAGAAGTGCAGGAAGGCCGTTTTCGTGAAGACTTATATTATCGCCTACATGTTATCCCTATTGCCTTACCGCCTTTAAATCAGCGTGGCAAAGATGTAATCGAAATTGCCGATGCTCTTTTTAAAAAAATAAGTAAAGAAGAAGGCCGCGCATACAAAGGCATGTCAGAAGGCGTTAAAAATCTATTTTTGAGCTATGGCTGGCCTGGTAATGTTCGCCAATTAGAAAACACCATCCGTAACATTCTCGTTTTGCATGATGAAGCTTACATTGAAGCGAGTATGATCCCAGCACTACCAAACGCACAAAATCAATCACAACCAGTCGCAGCAGCGGTTAATGCTATAACCCCAGAGGTGATGCCGTCACCAAGCTTTGCTGCATCATCAACTGAAATCACTCCTGTCATCAGCAAGGTAGCAACAGTATTTTCTCAAGCTGATATTGAACCGCTTTGGTTGGTAGAAAAACGTTATATTGAGCAAGCCATTGATGCTTGTGATAACAATATTCCAAAAGCTGCAGCTCTTTTGGATGTTAGCCCATCAACCATTTATCGTAAAATTAAAAGCTGGGAAGAGATGCAAGTAAGCTAGAGTTATAAACTCTATCTAACTGTTTAAATTGCTGTTCCCCAGAAAAACGTTGTTTAACAAGTCGTTGTGCACTGCCTAGCATGTAGCTTCTTTGATCAACGCTTAACATAAGTACGTTGTTTAACTGCTTTTGTAAACCACCGCTTGTAATTTCAGTCATCATTAACCCATTTGAGAGGTGATTAATTATCTGTGGTAACTGACCAACAGGCGATGCAATAACTAGCACCCCTTGTGCCATTGCTTCTAATGCCACCATTGGCAGACCTTCAGCCCGAGAACAGATCACTAATACATCAAGCTGTTGCCATATTTGTTGTTGTTCACACTGGCCATGATAAGTCACAGCGGATAAATCAAGGTTATTGACCATAGGGCCATCACCAAACATGTGAAAGTTTAAGTTTGCTGTGTTGAATCGCTTGGCAGTTTCAATAAAAATATCAGGGCCTTTTTCGTGGGATAAACGCCCAACAAAGCCGATATTTAACTCATCATTATTTTTTAGATCTAAAACTTTAGTAGGTTCATTTACTGGAATAAAATTTTCAAGTAATTCAGCATTGTAAAGCTCTTCAGTCAGTTTGCTAGAAACAGCAAAATTGCGTGAAAAGTAACTTAGCAGTTTGTCGAGTTTATTGTATAAATAAACCTTCCCCGTGCCAGCTTCTCCAGCATGATAGGTTGAAATACAAGGGCGGTTTTGCCAGCGACACACTAACTTGCCCATGATACTTGCCTTGTACCCATGGGTATGTAGTAAAGCTGAACGAGGAAACATTTTTAGTATTTCGTTCAAGCTTTTTAAATTTCCGCCAGCAAAACCGAAAGTGATATTTGCATTTTCTAAGCGCTTATATAATTCACGGTTATTATGATCTTGATAAAATAGTACCGAGCTCATAATATTGTATCGTTCTAAGAGCTTACTCATGGCAATCAAATGGCTTTCGATACCACCAATTAAGCTTGAATCTACAAATAAAATAACACTATATTTCATATTCACTCCAAGGTAAGACCATGATAGATACTGCGACCTACGCGCAATTACAACAGGATGTTGGTGACGACCTAGCAAAACAGCTTTTGCAGGTATATATTACTGAGTCCCGCCAAATCGTTGCTGATCTTGCTGATGCAACGAAACAGTCTGAAATCGAAATAAATGCCCATAGTTTAAAAAGCAGTAGCCGTAGCTACGGGGCATTAGCTGTAGGCGGCCTTGCAGAACAAATCGAGCAAAAAGCGAAGGCATCACAATATGATGACGAATTACAAAGCTTTATTGCCTTACTGCAAGACCAATTTGCACAAACCCTAACTCACGCGCAAAGCTTGATTGCTGCTGACTAGTTGCTCAGCTTCTAGTCTCAACGGCATTTTTAATATTTCGCCAAATACATTACTCAACTGCTCAATGTCGTGCTGTTGGTTTGGCGATTTAACAACATCGTCAAAGTGCGACACAATTTCACTAAGCGCATCTAAAGAGATGCTTAAGTCACAAAAGCTGTAACCGAGCATGCCTTCGAGCCAATC includes the following:
- a CDS encoding sigma-54-dependent transcriptional regulator, which translates into the protein MPPKILIVEDTESLALMYQSYLIPTGVETCIAYNGEQAVVALQEFEPDLVILDVMLPDMNGLDILSSLDPDTAPQVIVLTGHATKEMAIKAIKLGASDFLEKPIEADRFRITVNNALKLKDLKQTVKSYQTTYENGKYYDLIGSSSEMQSVYQIIKSASVSKATVFITGESGTGKELCARAVHLASPRANKPFVALNCAAIPKDLIESEIFGHLKGAFTGAIANREGAAGQADGGTLFLDELCEMDINLQSKLLRFIQTGCYQQVGSEKEVKADVRFVCATNRDPLLEVQEGRFREDLYYRLHVIPIALPPLNQRGKDVIEIADALFKKISKEEGRAYKGMSEGVKNLFLSYGWPGNVRQLENTIRNILVLHDEAYIEASMIPALPNAQNQSQPVAAAVNAITPEVMPSPSFAASSTEITPVISKVATVFSQADIEPLWLVEKRYIEQAIDACDNNIPKAAALLDVSPSTIYRKIKSWEEMQVS
- a CDS encoding glycosyltransferase family 4 protein, with protein sequence MKYSVILFVDSSLIGGIESHLIAMSKLLERYNIMSSVLFYQDHNNRELYKRLENANITFGFAGGNLKSLNEILKMFPRSALLHTHGYKASIMGKLVCRWQNRPCISTYHAGEAGTGKVYLYNKLDKLLSYFSRNFAVSSKLTEELYNAELLENFIPVNEPTKVLDLKNNDELNIGFVGRLSHEKGPDIFIETAKRFNTANLNFHMFGDGPMVNNLDLSAVTYHGQCEQQQIWQQLDVLVICSRAEGLPMVALEAMAQGVLVIASPVGQLPQIINHLSNGLMMTEITSGGLQKQLNNVLMLSVDQRSYMLGSAQRLVKQRFSGEQQFKQLDRVYNSSLLASLPSF
- a CDS encoding Hpt domain-containing protein, which encodes MIDTATYAQLQQDVGDDLAKQLLQVYITESRQIVADLADATKQSEIEINAHSLKSSSRSYGALAVGGLAEQIEQKAKASQYDDELQSFIALLQDQFAQTLTHAQSLIAAD